The region CCCCCAGTCttgtggggaggcagggggatGGAGCCAGGGGAGGACGGCTGCCACCAAGTGGGGGTTACTATCTCATGTACGATGAAAGCTAAATGGGGTGGTAGATGCCCTGCCCCAAAGAACCAGCGGCCCTGCGCAACATGGAGCGACACGTGGGGTGCCAGCCCCTCATCATTCCCAGCCCAGCTGGTGGCGGTTGAAGCGGGGCTGCAGGCGGGGGGGGACACAGTGGGAGCACTTGTAGCGCTCCTGGATCCACCGCCCGCCCTCGCTGTCCTCGATGCAGATGGCGGCGACGCCTGCAAAACAAGGTGGGGATCAGCACCGGCCACCCCAGGGTGCAGGGCAGTGTTCCTGCTGCACCCATGGGTTCACCCTGGGGTACCCTGGCACCCCCTCCTACCTGCCACAACCCCTCCCAGCCGCTCCACCAGCTGGATGGCCGCTCGCATGGTGCCCCCGGTTTCCACCCACTGGTCCACGAGGAGGATGCGCAGACCTGGGGAGGGGCAGAGGCTGTGGCTGAGCGCCTGGTGCCCATGCTGGCCACCCCCTCCTCCACAATGGGAGCGTCCCGCTGGCTCACCTGGAGAGATGGTGTCGGTGCGGACCTCCATCACCTTCTCCCGGCCTGAGTAGTCGCTGTAGGGCTGCTCCAGAG is a window of Columba livia isolate bColLiv1 breed racing homer chromosome 20, bColLiv1.pat.W.v2, whole genome shotgun sequence DNA encoding:
- the LOC106145674 gene encoding adenine phosphoribosyltransferase-like isoform X2, producing the protein MDLCHVPATREKGWYLALMAPNVKGPNYAWLDPSRLYCHPQGLQDCVADLLQPFQGDPIDMVAGIDAMGFILGAAAATTLRKGFLAIRKAGHLCVQTLEQPYSDYSGREKVMEVRTDTISPGLRILLVDQWVETGGTMRAAIQLVERLGGVVAGVAAICIEDSEGGRWIQERYKCSHCVPPRLQPRFNRHQLGWE